A stretch of Camelina sativa cultivar DH55 chromosome 18, Cs, whole genome shotgun sequence DNA encodes these proteins:
- the LOC104761219 gene encoding F-box protein PP2-A14 produces MGAASSSISGSEPFGRKLCGLEDVPENCITAMFMYMEPPEICLLASVNKSFHRASRSDAVWEHKLPCNYKFLVRRILEDQQQVGEKDKLIRRKKEIYARLCRPNLFDAGTKEAWLDKRSGKVCLAISPKAMNITGIDDRRYWEHLSSGESRFGSISYLRQIWWLEAVGNIKFEFAPGKYSILFKIQLGKPIRKCGRKTCNLDQVHGWGIKPVRFQLSTSDGQCAMSERHLEESGRWVYHHVGDFVVENENAPVWVKFSMLQIDCTHTKGGLCLDSVIICPFEYRGIYTFFD; encoded by the exons ATGGGGGCGGCTTCATCAAGCATCTCTGGATCCGAACCTTTTGGCAGAAAGTTATGCGGTCTCGAAGACGTGCCTGAGAACTGTATAACGGCAATGTTCATGTACATGGAGCCACCAGAGATCTGCCTACTGGCTAGTGTAAACAAGTCTTTTCATAGGGCGTCAAGATCAGATGCGGTGTGGGAACACAAGCTTCCTTGTAACTACAAGTTTCTGGTCAGAAGAATTCTTGAAGATCAACAACAAGTAGGAGAAAAAGACAAACTTATTAGACGCAAGAAAGAGATCTATGCAAGGCTTTGTCGACCAAACCTCTTCGACGCCGGCACAAAG GAAGCATGGTTGGACAAGAGAAGTGGGAAAGTGTGTTTGGCGATATCACCAAAGGCAATGAACATAACCGGCATCGATGATCGCCGATATTGGGAACATCTTTCTTCCGGCGAATCCAG ATTTGGTTCGATATCTTATCTCCGGCAAATATGGTGGTTAGAAGCAGTTGGAAATATCAAATTCGAATTTGCACCCGGAAAATATAGCATACTTTTCAAGATACAACTAGGCAAACCTATTAGAAAATGTGGGAGGAAAACATGTAATTTGGACCAAGTTCATGGTTGGGGAATCAAACCGGTCAGGTTTCAACTGTCCACGTCCGACGGCCAGTGCGCTATGTCCGAACGACATTTGGAGGAATCAGGGAGGTGGGTTTATCACCACGTGGGTGACTTCGTCGTAGAGAATGAGAACGCACCAGTTTGGGTCAAATTCTCTATGCTACAGATAGATTGTACACATACCAAAGGTGGGTTATGTTTAGATAGTGTGATCATATGTCCATTTGAGTATAGAGGGATATATACATTTTtcgattaa
- the LOC104761220 gene encoding E3 ubiquitin ligase BIG BROTHER-like: MAKALQEQEYNANDVALTDDIDQLTYQFQDIGVNGSTSQHQQDHACSSSNASSHSIHALPSDGDIDTDSMSYEELNQLGESIGSVNKGLSERRIGQLLAPKISKSRMKTLVSEKTECPICFIGFKEKDTLSTLPCDHIYHKECITLWLQDNKSCCVCTREFN, translated from the exons ATGGCTAAAGCGTTACAAGAACAAGAAT ATAATGCGAATGATGTTGCGTTAACGGACGATATTGACCAACTTACCTATCAGTTCCAAGACATAGGAG TGAACGGTTCGACATCCCAACATCAGCAAGATCATGCTTGCAGTTCCTCAAATGCTTCATCTCACAGTATTCATGCTCTTCCTTCTGATGGTGACATCGATACTGATTCCATGAGCTATGAG GAACTGAACCAATTAGGAGAGTCGATTGGATCGGTCAACAAAGGATTATCGGAGAGGAGGATTGGCCAATTATTAGCACCTAAAATCAGCAAATCCAGAATGAAAACTCTTGTATCCGAAAAAACTGA GTGTCCAATATGTTTTATCGGATTCAAGGAAAAAGATACGCTATCGACTTTGCCATGTGATCATATTTATCATAAGGAATGCATTACACTTTGGTTACAGGATAACAAG AGTTGCTGTGTTTGCACAAGGGAGTTTAACTAG
- the LOC104763393 gene encoding uncharacterized protein LOC104763393, with product MSRFVNQSSVDENIARCLQYGLSEQTLSDDVIARVVEQQYQNELMCNDAAIALEILQEEEACVQSCVHDDEGLARTLQELEGNLQSSLSDDEKLARYLQEQDESADNTDVCIQETHQYQPMRVNRSYIPQRDAPSTSIALSHYENDENFLDHHTHTLSPSNISHNTPANEDTDTANMTYEVFDMPGGL from the exons ATGTCTCGATTTGTAAACCAGTCGTCTGTTGACGAAAATATTGCAAGATGTTTACAATATGGGTTATCAGAACAGACGCTTAGTGATGATGTTATTGCTCGGGTAGTTGAACAACAATATCAAAATGAATTGATGTGTAACGATGCAGCTATTGCTTTGGAGATTCTGCAAGAAGAAG AAGCTTGTGTGCAGTCTTGTGTACATGATGATGAAGGATTGGCAAGAACGTTGCAAGAATTGGAAG GTAATCTGCAGAGCTCTCTAAGTGATGATGAGAAACTTGCTAGATATTTGCAAGAACAAGATGAAT CGGCAGATAATACGGACGTATGTATCCAAGAAACCCATCAATACCAACCCATGCGAG TGAATCGTTCATACATACCTCAACGTGATGCTCCCTCG ACTAGTATAGCACTTTCTCACTATGAAAATGATGAGAACTTCTTGGATCATCATACGCATACTCTTAGTCCTTCAAATATCTCCCACAATACTCCCGCTAATGAGGACACTGATACCGCAAATATGACGTATGAG GTGTTCGATATGCCTGGTGGACTATGA